ATAGCCAACCGCTTTTAGCACGTTGGGATCGACCATGCCGCAGCCCAGCACCTCCAGCCAGCGTCCCCGCCAGCGCACGTCTACCTCCGCCGATGGCTCCGTAAATGGGAAGAAACTAGGCCGAAACCGCACCTCGATCTCGCCAAACATCTCTTCCAAAAAGGTCTTGATCGTACCGCGCAGGTCGGTGAAGGTCAGCCCCTCATCCACCGCCAGAATTTCAATCTGGTGAAACACCGCCGAATGAGTTGCATCTACCGTATCGCGTCGATAGACCCGCCCCGGAGCCGCCACGCGAATCGGCGGTTCGTTCGCCTCCATATAGCGAATCTGCACCGAAGACGTGTGGGTTCGCAGCAGGTTGCCATCAGGCAGATAGAACGTATCCTGCATATCCCGTGCCGGGTGGTCAGCGGGCGTATTGAGCGCCTCAAAGTTGTAGTAGTCGGTTTCCATTTCGGGGCCCTGGGCCACGGTATAGCCCAGACCCACAAAAATATCGAGCGCCCGGTCAATGGTGCTGGTTAGGGGATGGTTGCGCCCTTGGGGCCGGAACGTTCCGGGCATGGTCACGTCCAAGGTTTCCGCGGCCAGTTGGGCCTCAATTTGGGCCGCTTGCAGCGCCGCCTTTTTCTGATCCAGCCCCGTTTGCACGACTTCCTTGACCTCATTGGCCAGGGCCCCAATGCGGGGACGCTCTTCAGCGCTCAGCCGCCCCATGCCGCCCAGCACTTGCGACAGGCTGCCCTTTTTGCCCAAATACTTGATCCGGAGTTGTTCTAAATCTTCGAGGGAAGCAGCAGCGGCGATCGCCCCTTCGGCTTCTTGCTGCAACGTCGTCAACTGGGTTTCTAGCTCTACCAACTGGGTGGTCATACAGGTTGTCTGGCGGGTTGTTCTGAAAGGAATGTCTGAGGAATGTCTGAAAAGGACTGGGGAGAAGTCGCCCAGAAGAACCAGGAAAGAGGAATCTCTTCGAGCCAGTCTTCAAGAGCAACAGTCGGCGTAGAGCTACAATCCCTACTCCCTTAGTTTACCGATAGTTTACCGAGCTTCATCCCTCAACGACCCACCTCCCCACAGGATCGCCCTCTACAACAGAAGCATGGCGCAAGCGGAGAATAGCAGAGGAAGAATAGTAATGGATAAGCCAGCCAATCGCTTTCATAATTCTGAATGGGCCCACCTCAATCAAACCACCCACTATGCACCTCTTAATCAGCAACGATGACGGAATTTTTTCTCTAGGAATTCGCACCCTGGCAAACACCCTTGCCCAAGCAGGGCATCAAATCACCGTCGTCTGCCCCGACCGAGAGCGATCGGCCACTGGGCATGGGCTAACCCTCCACAAACCGATTCGGGCAGAGCAGGTCGAAGGTATCTTCCAGCCTAGCGTCATGGCCTGGGCCTGTTCGGGCACCCCTTCTGACTGCGTAAAGCTGGCGCTGGGAGCGCTCCTCAACACCCCCCCTGACATGGTGCTATCGGGCATCAACCACGGCTCTAATCTGGGCACAGACGTGCTGTATTCAGGGACTGTTTCGGCGGCAATGGAAGGCGTTATCGAAGATGTAACTGGCATTGCCTTCAGCCTCACCAGCTTCTCCTCAAAAGATTTTCAGCCTGCTGCCAACTTTGCCCAGCGGCTCGTTGCTTACTTAGCCGCCAACCCGCTGCCCCAGCCGATGCTGCTGAATGTCAACGTGCCCGCTGTGCCTGTCGAAAAAATTGCGGGCGTAGCCATAACTCGACAGGGACTCCGGCGCTACATTGACCAGTTTGAAAAGCGAATTGACCCCAGGGGCAAAACCTATTACTGGCTGGCGGGCGAGCTGTTGGAAGACGTGCCGCAGCCAGACCTAGAACTGGTGGTGACTTCGCAGACCCGGCTCGGTGAAGCCAGCGGAACATGGCTGAATCAAATGATGACCGATGTCCAGGCCATTCGCCAGCACTACATCACCATTACGCCGCTGCAATATAACCTTTCCTGTGCCCACGGTTTGCATCATCTCCGGGATTGGACATTATCGGTTGAATAATGAGTCAAGCTCAGCCCTAAGCCAGGCTACAGTCAGTTGGCCAGCAGTCACTCGGCCAGTTTGGCAGAGATGGGGGCAAATGCAGCAAATGCAGTATGGGATCGAGGTGGATAATCGGTTAGCCAAAGAACAGCACTCGTTTCTTGACAAATTTCAATCAAATTTCAAACAAAGTTCAAAAGTTCGTAGAATCTGAATTTTTTCTATGAATTGCGGATGTCAGCTTCAACTGAATGAAGCATGATGAACGAGCCAGTCGCAAATTTCCACCCTCGCGGGCAAAACCCCAGTGCTGCACCGATGCTGAAAGTTTTTTGGTTTTTTGTGAATTTGGTTCTATGAATTTGCAGCAAACAAAATTTCTTGTGAGATTAGAGCAATGTCATGATGAAGAGGGAACTCTAGGATTAAGGATGCAGCCGGGCGGTCTTTCCCCCTTTACAATAGGGTCATAGGCTGGTGAGTGGTGTGTTGAGCCTGGTTTACCTCCAAATGGCTCGATCAGAGGTACGGTGCAAACTGGGTGAAACATTTTTGGGGCCTTTGGCGCAGGTAGCACAGGAGTAATGCCGGATGCTTGCTGCATATTGTCAACACTGCCGATGCTACCTGGGGCTGCATTCTCAAGCCGCCAAACGCCTGAAAGCCATCTATCAAGAGCCGAAGCATTCACGGATGAAAGCGCCATGCAACGAGAAGGTCTTGTTTGGCAGGGCCAATGTCAGTCCAGTAAGAACCACAAATGTCTAGCGTGAAAAACCAGTTTACGATTCATTTCTGGGGTGTGAGGGGCAGTATTGCCTGTCCTGGCGCAGAGACGGTGCGCTATGGGGGGAACACTTCCTGTGTGGAAATGCGCGTCGCTGGAGAGCGGCTGATTTTTGATGGCGGTACGGGGCTGCGAGTGCTGGGGCAGTCTTTGCTGCGAGAGATGCCGCTGCGAATCAATATGTTCTTTACCCATTCCCACTGGGATCACATCCAGGGCTTTCCGTTTTTTGTGCCAGCCTTTGTCAAAGGCAATAAGTTCAATATTTATGGGGCGATCGCCCCCAACGGCTCCACCATCGAGCAGCGGCTTAATGACCAGATGCTGCATCCCAACTTCCCTGTGCCGCTGCAAATCATGGGGGCGGATATGAACTTCTGCGACCTAGAGATTGGAGAGTCGGTGCAGGTGGGGGACGTGCTGGTAGAAAACGCCCTGCTAAACCATCCGGGCGAGTCGGTGGGGTATCGCGTCAACTGGGGCGATCGCGCGGTTGCCTATATCACCGACACCGAGCATTTTCCCGATCGGCTGGATGAAAACGTCCTCTGGCTCTGTCGCAACGCGGATGTCATGATCTACGATGCCACCTACACCGACGAGGAATACTACTCGGAAAAATCCAGCAAAGTTGGCTGGGGACATTCGACCTGGCAGGAAGCGGTGAAGGTTGCGAAGGCAGCGAACGTGAAGAAAGTCGTGATTTTCCACCACGACCCGCTGCACAGCGACGAGTTTATGGATCGCGTCCAGGAAGACACCCGTAAGCATTTTCCCAACAGCATCGTTGCCTACGAAGGGCTGGAGATTGACGTACTGGCAGAGGCAGCAGCATCCGCAGCATCCGCAGAATCAGCAGACACGACTGACGGCAAGCCTGCTGCTTCGCAAGCCAGCATTTCTGCCTGAGTCCGAGATTAGCTCCAGCCTTTGGCAGCAGATACAATCCAGGTTCCACCTCGCTCAGCCGCTTTATGTCAGAATGTAAAGCGTGTGGATCACATCCTGCTTAGAGACGGTAAAAACCCCGACAGTCGTTGCCCTAGGAAACTTTGACGGCGTTCACCCAGGGCATCAAACTGTGATTGAACCTGTTTGGCTGGCCGCGCAGCAGTTTCGGGCAACTTGCGCTGTGGGTTCTGGCGCGATCGCCCCTGTTCCGACCGTTGTGACATTCCACCCCCACCCCCGCGAGTTTTTTACGGGCAAGCGCCGCGATTTGCTGACTCCGCTGGCGGAAAAGGTGGCTCAACTCAAACCCCTTGGGGTCGCGCAACTGGTGCGGCTACCGTTCGACCATGACCTATCGTGCCTGTCGCCAGAGGCATTTGTAGAGCAGATTTTGGTGCGATCGCTGGCGGCACAGGAAATTAGCGTGGGCGAGAATTTTTGCTTTGGGCATAAGCGGGCGGGCACGGCGGAAGATTTGCGGGCGATCGCCGCTCGGTACGACATTCCCGTTCACATCGTGCCCATGTATACGCTGGACGGCGAGCGGGTCAGCAGTTCCACCATCCGCGACTATTTGCAGCAAGGACTTGTGCGGCCCGCTGCGCGGCTGCTGGGGCGACCCTACATGCTCGTCGGCGACGTGGTGAAGGGGCAGCAGTTGGGGCGATCGCTCGGCTTTCCCACTGCAAATCTGTGCCTGCCCGAAGAAAAGTTTTTGCCCCGACTGGGCGTGTATGCGGTTCGAGTTTGGGTTCAGAATGAGGCTTTTCCCAACGCCTTAGTCCTCCCGCCCGCAGACCCAGCAAGGCAGCCGCAGCCCGGCGTGATGAACCTGGGCTATCGTCCAACGGTAGACGGCAGCCAGCGCCAGGTGGAAGTTCACCTGCTGGACTGGGCGGGCGATCTGTACGGCAAAACGCTGGTGGTCGGCCTAGAGGCATTTCTCCGCGCTGAGCAAAAGTTTGATTCCCTCGACGCGCTGAAGGCGCAAATTCAGCAAGACTGCGACCAAGCGCGATCGCTCCTCACCACGTCCCCATGACCTCCCAAATCCTTTCCGACTGTTCCGCTCTGCGGCTGCTGTTTCTTTCGACCCCGGTTGCGCCACTGGGCACAGGGCTGGGCGGCGGCGTGGAACTGACGCTGTACAACCTGGCAATAGAGATGACCCAGCGGGGACACAGGGTGCAAATCGTCGCGCCGGAGGGTTCCCAACTGCCGCAGTCTGCCGACGCGGCCCCAGTGGCGATCGCCCAGATTCCTGGCAAGCTGCAAACCAGTGCCCAGACCCAGCACTATACCGACCCGATTACCCTACCGCCAGAGTCGGTGCTGGGCAACATGTGGGACTATGCCCGCCAAGCGCAGCACGACGTTGATGTGCTGGTGAACTTTGCCTACGACTGGCTGCCGCTTTACCTCACGCCCTTTTTTCAGCGGCCCGTGGCCCATCTGATCAGCATGGGATCGTTGTCAGCGGCGATGGATGCTGCCATTCAGCAGGTCGCCCGCATGTTTCCGGGCACGCTTGCCGCCCACAGCCACGCCCAGGTGGATACTTTTCCAGATGCAGGCGGATTCCGCGTGCTGGGCAACGGCCTGGATCTGTCACGCTACGAGTTTTGTGCCGAGCCAGAGAATCGACTGGGCTGGGTGGGGCGACTGGCTCCCGAAAAGGGTCTGGAAGATGCGATCGCCCTCGCCGCACAAACCCAAATTCCCCTCTCGGTGTGGGGGGCGATGCCCGATCCCGCCTACTGGCAGCAGATCCAGCAGCGCTATCCTGATGCGCCGGTCGAGTACCGGGGGTTTCTCTCAACCGAAGAATTGCAGCAAGACCTGGGCCGCTGTCGGGCGCTGGTCATGACTCCTAAATGGGTCGAGGCATTCGGCAATGTGGCTGTGGAAGCGCTGGCCTGCGGCGTACCCGTCATTGCCTACCGCCGGGGCGGCCCGTCGGAAATTGTCACCGATGGGGAAACGGGCTGGCTGGTGGAGCCGGATCAGGTTGCTGAACTGGTGGCGGCTGTTGACAAGCTGGGGCAAATCGACCGGGCGGCCTGTCGCCGCCGCGCCGAAGCTCACTACTCGAAGCAGGCGATGGGCGATCGCACGGAGCAGTGGTTCCGTGACCTGCTTCAAAAGCGTTCTCCTAGCGCGATCGCCCAGACATTTGGTTAAAATTGGTTAAAAATATGAGCTTAGGACTTACGCAATTGGACGATTTCTGGCGGGCGCAGCCCGCGAGAAATCGTCCAAAACCCAAAAAGTCTCACCGCAAGTGCGTAAGTCCTAGAGCTATACGAACTAAAAATTAGGGGCTGCTCCAAAACCGGAGGATTTACAGTGCCAGGGCAATCACCCGATGCGACCTATCCCACGCCACCATCCACCAACTATTACACTATTCTGGGGCTGCGCCATACGGCATCGGTGCAAGAGATTCGTCGCGCCTATCGAGACTTGAGCAAGCTCTACCACCCAGATACGACGGAACTGCCGCCCGACGTGGCTACGGCCAAGTTTCACGCCCTCAACGAGGCCTACGCCACGCTGAGCAGCCCAGAGCGCCGCGCCGCCTATGACTTGAAAAGCGGCTATTCCCGCGTTTCGGTCATCCAGACCCCGGCAAATTTCAATCGTCCCGTTTCCGAAGCCCGCCGCTATCGATCAAGCGCTTATCTTGATCCGAGCGATCGCCCCCTGTCTGCGGGTGAGCTATTTGCCCTGTTCATCTTGGGAGTTACCTTTGTCGCCTGCCTGCTGCTGGTGCTGGCGGTGGGCGTTTCGCGGGGCGAGTTTACCATCGCCAGCCTCAAGTCCGAGCGCTTGGTCGAAATTATTCACCAGGCCACAGCCCACTCTGCGGTTTCTCCCCCCGATGTCTCCAGTCATGCGCCAGTGGACTTTGACCCGGAAGCCCCGAGTGATGCCGTGATGGAGTGACGCAGGCATTTTTCTCGCTGCTTGATCCCTTTTATTCCGCATATCCCCACACCTCACACCGCCTTATGTCCCTCCCCCCTGCCGATACGCCGCTCTATAATCATCCGCTGCCCGAAATTGAGCAGTGGCTCATTTCGCAGGGCTGCCAGCAAGACCGCGACAATTTGCATTGCTGGTATGTACAAAAGCCTCAGTGGGAAGCAGAAATTGTGATGGATGTAGACTCCATTGCCGTTCGCTACATTGGTGCGGGCGAAAACGGGCAAGATCTGGTGCGATCGTTCAAGTATTCTCTAAGCCGTCGAGACTTGGACGAGGCAATTTTTGTTGGGCCGTGATGCATTGGGCTGTGATGCATTGGGCCGTGATGCAGGCAAAATGCAGGCAGGATGCCGAAGGCGACGCAAGCGGAAACGCGACGGACTTCTGCAAACCCATCGCGTGAATTAGCGCGTTATTTGGCGCTCTAAATTAATCAGCGCTCTAATTAATCGGTTAATCAGTTAATCAATCAATTAATCAATGCTATAAGCGGCGCAAGGCGAAGACTTCGGTCTGCTGGTGCAATGGCTGGCCTAGTTTGGGGCGATCGCACATCCCCGCTCCCGGACTTTTTCCAGCAGTTCAGGGGGCGGATTTTTCAGTGCATCGGGCGAATCTGGGTGAAACCGTCCCAGCAACAGGTAGCTGACCAGGGCGGGATATTCTCGCAGCGCTAGGAGCGATCGCCGTGCAGACGGAATGGGCGCAGTTTCAGCATGGGGAATAACCGAGAAGCCGTAGCCCTCAAAGGTCAACGTTGCCCGCTTCAGATGAGCCGGATCGGTGATCAAGATAATCGTCTTTACGCCTTGGGGCCCCAAAATGGTCGCCGTTGACTCGGCTTCGTCCTTGGTAGTGCGGGCACACCGCGTCGCTGCGAGAACCGATAGCGGAATGTTTTGTTGCTCAAGCAGTTCCGCGATCTCCTCCATATTGTGCTCCATCGTTACAAAGATCCGGGGCGATCGCCCTTGCTTGTAAAGATCCACAGCCGTCTCATAGCGTCGCCCCTCATCGCGAGAATTGCGCGTCAGCACGACAATGGCATCAGCAGTTTGTCCCGAATCAGGGGGTAGGGCAGTTACCAGTGGATAGGTGAGCGCGGCGGCACCCAGCGGCGAAACCATCAGCCAATACAGCACCAATGCGCCCATCAGCAGGCGCTTTAGAGATTTTCGCTGCCGAATCCAGTTTTTTGAACCGGGGATGAGCCTAGGAACGACCCACAGCAACGCCAGCAAGATGACGAATAAGAGCGTGACTTTCGCTGGATTGGTGAGTAAATCCACCAGTTCCCAGTTCAGATTTGTCCAAAATCGTCCAAGGATTCCGCGCAGGTTTGACATGGTTCACTCCAGAAAATTACGGCATTGCAGATCCAGACAAATTGCCCTGAGAAATTGCCCTGAGAAATTGCCCTGAGATAGAGATGGTGGGCATTTGGTTAGCAATTTGTCTCATCAGTGAGTGCGCAATTGAAGCCAGTAGGACAGGTGAACTCAGCAACCGATCGAAAACTAAGCAGCTAAATACTATGCGTATTGTAGGTTTACGAAGAGAGACGACCAAAGCGGCGATCGCGCTGTTGATAGTCCACCAGCGCCCGGTGAAACTCTGCCCGGTCAAAGTCGGGCCACAGCGTGTCGGTAATATAAATCTCGGCGTAGGCCATCTGCCACAGCAAGAAGTTACTGATTCGCATTTCGCCGCTGGTGCGGATCAGCAGGTCAGGATCGACCGTCCCCTGGGTATATAAATGCTGAGAAAACAGCGCCTCGTCAATGTCTTCCGAGTGCAGTTTGCCCTGCTCGACCTGAGTGGCGATCGCCCGACAAGCCTGGACAATCTCCTGCCGCCCGCCATAGTTCGTAGCCACAGAAAACTGAATGCCTTGATTTTGGCTGGTTTCTGCCATCGACCGCTCAATCTCAGCCCGCAGCGACGCAGGCAGCCTCGACAGATCTCCCACAAACCGAATCCGCACCTGTTCTTCCATCATTTCGCGGAGTTCCTGGCGCAGCACCCGCTCAAACAAAGTCATTAAAAAGTCCACCTCTTCCAGTGGACGACCCCAGTTTTCCGTCGAAAAAGCATAGGCTGTCAAGGCTCCGATGCCCCAATCTCGGCAGCAGCGCAGCAGTTCCTTGAGGGTATCAACACCTCGGCGATGACCCATGATGCGCGGCAAGCCCCGCTGTTTGGCCCAGCGACCGTTGCCGTCCATAATCACAGCAACGTGTTTGGGCAGGCGCTCCTGCTGCAAATCTGCGGGCAGGTCTCTAAGAACGGTTGGCTTTGCTGTCATTTTTTCTCCGAGAAGCCGACTTGGAAATGCGAAAGGGAGGGGGCAAAAAGAGCTTGAGCCGATCGATAAACTGGCGACCCAAACTCCGCAACTGAGGGGCGACGGGTTCACGCTCGACCGACTGAGAAAACCGGGCAATGAGCAGTTCTCGCAGCTTGCTGCTCGTCAGGGGACGGTTCAAAATGCCGCCTTCTGCCAGAGAAATTGAACCCGTTTCTTCCGATACCACTATACAGAGGCATTGCTCCACTCGCTCAGTAATTCCCATTGCAGCCCGGTGGCGAGTGCCTAGTTGCCGCGAGGCGCTGCGTTCTGACAGGGGCAAAATTACGCCTGCTGCGGCCAGCCGCGACCCGCGAATCAGCACGGCTCCATCGTGGAGCAGCGTTGAGGTTTGAAAAATAGTTTGCAAGAGTTCCTTTGAAACTTCGGCGTTGAGTTTGACCCCGGGAACCGAAAAATCGCGCTCGTCGATGGGGCGGTTGGTTTCCAAGATCAGCAGTGCGCCCGTGCGATTTTGGGACAGTTCTTTGACTGCATCGACGATTTCATCAATCACGCTGTCAGATTTGGGTACTGCTTCGGTGGCGGGTTTCAGCAGTTGCCAGATTTCGCCGCGCCCAAGCTGCTCCAACAGCCGCCGAAACTCTGCTTGCAGCATAAAGGCCATCGCCACCGCAGATCCAATGACTAGCTTTTCTAGCACAAAGCTGAGCAGTTGCAGGCTCAAGGCTTTGCTGAGCGCCGAAGCCAGCATCAGCACGATTAACCCGCGCACCATCCACAGCGTGCGGCGATCGCCAATAATCACTAGCACCATGTAGGTCAGCATCAGCACCAATACGACATCAATCCCATGCAGCAGCAAGGACTGAGTCCAGCCAGGGTTTGTCAGCCATTGCTTTAGCAAAGATCCCATCAGTTAACTGGTGCTAGGCATTATGCCCCGTGTAAATTGCAGCTATGGCAGGCGCGATCGCACCTGAAAACAGATTTCCTGAAAACAGATTTTAAGAATGGGGTTAGGGACAGGTATTTCCCGAAATCCGTGGCAAACCGCCCAAAAACGTCTCTTCACCACAAGAGATACCGTGAAAACTTCAAACCAGGCGATACGTCTTAACCATCCGTTAAAAAGCTGTCAGGACTTACGCACTTGCGATAAGTTTTCTGGGTTTTGGATGATTTCTGGCGGGCGCAGCCCGCCAGAAATCATCCAACTGCGTAAGTCCTAGCTGTATTACGGAGGACAGAACGCACCCCCCAATTGTAAGAGCGGGAGGCAAGAAGAACCAGTGAGTGACCGATGGGATCGGAAAGCTAGGGGGTTGCCCTTTCCCTGATACACGTCTCTGACGGATGACTCCGGAGATCAGCAAGCCGGAAAAATCTTGCAGTGCACAAACGAGATCACGGCTGGACGGGGAAAGGGCGATCGCCCTTCACGCTGCTCTCGCCAAAACCAGTCTTGTCTTCACCACTCCGGGTCATCAAGTTCAGGTTTCTGGGCTTTAAACGATTTTCGCGGGCACAGCCCACGAAAAATCGTCCAACTGCATCAGTCCTATAAGTTGCCATTGCACAACTTAACTTCTCTTCCCCGGTAGCCCTCAGCCCTCGCGCCGCACCAGTCGCTCTGGCAGGCGATCCTGGCGGATCAAGTCTTCTACCGTTTCGCGCTGCAAGATCAGGCTGGCATCGCCCTGGTTGACCAGCACCGCCGCTGGACGAGGCAATCGGTTGTAGTTGGAGGCCATGCTGTAGTTATATGCGCCCGTACCCATCACCACCAGCACGTCCCCTGGCTCAGTGGGGGGCAGTTTTGCGTCTTTGATGACGATGTCGCCCGATTCGCAGTGCTTTCCGGCGATCGCCACCGATTCTGTCATCGGGGCCGACAGCTTATTAGCCACCACCGCGCGGTAGACCGACTGGTAGGTAATCGGGCGGGGATTGTCGGACATGCCGCCATCGACCGTGACGTAGGTGCGAATGCCAGGAACTGTCTTTTGTCCCCCCACGCGATAGGCCGTAACGCAGGCTGAACCAATGAGCGATCGCCCCGGTTCCGCAATCAGTCGGGGCATCGCCACACCCTGCCGCTGGCAGGCGCGAATAATGCCCTCGCAAATCACCTTCACCCACTCGTCAATGCTGGGCGGATCGTCCGACTCGGTATAGCGGATGCCCAGTCCACCGCCAATATCCAGTTCACTAATCGGCAGTCCATACTGCGCTGCTTTGCTCAGCCATTGCACCATAACGCTGGTCAGATCTTGATGGGCCTGTAGCTCAAAAATTTGCGACCCAATATGCGCGTGTAATCCAACACACAGCAGCGCAGGCTGCTGGCTAACGTAGGCAAACACTTCGTCCAACTGCTCAGGATCGAAGCCAAACTTGCTGTCCAAATGTCCGGTGCGGATGTATTCGTGGGTGTGGCACTCGATGCCGGGGGTCAGGCGCAGCAGAATGCGAATCGGCTGGCCGCCAGCAGTTTCCGAAGTTTCCGAATCAGCCGCCAGAGACACCAGGGTTTTCAATTCCTGCCAATTGTCCACGACAATCGTGCAGCCTGCGCTGACAGCCAGCGACAACTCCTCAACCGACTTATTGTTGCCATGCAGGTAAATCTTGTCGGGCGACACGCCTGCTTTTAGCGCAGTGTAGAGTTCTCCGCCAGAGACGACATCCAGCCCCAACTCTTCGCTATCTACCACTGCACACACGGCCAGACAGTTCCAGGCTTTGGAGGCGTAGATCACCAGCGACTCGCCCGGATAGTATTGACGAAAGGCCTCTCGATATTGACGACAGGCTGTTCGCAGCGTTTCTTCATCTAATATGTACAGCGGCGAACCAAATCTCTCCACCAGCGTTGTCACGTCGCAGCCGCCGATTTCCAGATGGTTCTGTGCGTTGGCGCGGGCAGTCAGCGGCATTAGAACTTGATTCGGTGAAGCAGTCGCAGGGTCTAACGTAGGCAAGTATTGACGACCAGAGTTGTCTAGAGCAGGTGCAGGAGTCGAAACCATCGGGCGGAACTGTCCTTGTCTTTACAGGAGGGTTTGCAGAGGAATGCTAGAGGGAATGCCAATTTTTCTAGTTTACAATTGGCACCTACCCTTCTTGGAGGGATTGAAGATGGATTTTCTGGATCGCAGATAGGCATGGACACGCTATATCTGTCGCTGTTGACACGGGATCAAGTCGATGCCGCCGTGGCGCTGGATCGGCAGTGTTTGGGTGGCCTGTGGACGGAAGACGGTTATTTGAGAGAAATTGACAGCCCAAATAGCACGCTGCTGGCGCTGACCGCTGCGGCAGCGGATGGGGAAACCTCACTCGCTGGGCTGGGCTGTCTGTGGATGATTCTGGACGAGGCGCACATCACGACGCTGGCAGTGCATCCGGCACAGCGGGGGCGGGGGCTGGGGCAACTGCTGCTGACGGCGTTGATGCAGGCAGCGTGGCAACATCAGATGCACTGGGCAACGCTGGAAGTGCGGGCATCAAACAGAGCGGCGATCGCCCTCTATCAAAAATTTGGCTTCACGGATGTCGGCCTGCGGCCCCGCTACTACCAAAACCCCGAAGAGGACGCGCTGATTCTCTGGCGCAGGGGGCTGCAAGAGCCAGACTTCTCAGACACGCTGCGGCAGTGGTGGGGCTGGGTGGGCGATCGCCATCGTCAGCATGGGTGGAACCTGATCCCCGCCCAATCCCCTACCCAAGAAGAAGCAGGCGATCTGGGATTTTCTGCCATCCCTCTTGACATAGGTATCTTTTCCTAGCAAGATCCCCTTCGGAGCAGCAAGCGTGCGATCGCATTCTTCGCTTGCATTCTTTGGTGCGCTCGTTTCGGGATCAGGGTCTTGGCTGGGGTCGGTTGTCTCCGTTGAGCAGCCGGGTGGATTCACTTACCCTATGCTAGAATCAGCAGTACCGGCACGCAGCAGGTGATAGAGACTGCCATGTTTGAACGCTTCACAGAGAAAGCCATTAAGGTGATCATGCTTGCCCAGGAAGAAGCTCGTCGCCTGGGTCATAACTTTGTAGGAACGGAACAGATCCTCCTGGGTCTGATTGGAGAAGGGACCGGTGTCGCCGCCAAAGTGTTGAA
The Thermoleptolyngbya sichuanensis A183 DNA segment above includes these coding regions:
- a CDS encoding MBL fold metallo-hydrolase — translated: MSSVKNQFTIHFWGVRGSIACPGAETVRYGGNTSCVEMRVAGERLIFDGGTGLRVLGQSLLREMPLRINMFFTHSHWDHIQGFPFFVPAFVKGNKFNIYGAIAPNGSTIEQRLNDQMLHPNFPVPLQIMGADMNFCDLEIGESVQVGDVLVENALLNHPGESVGYRVNWGDRAVAYITDTEHFPDRLDENVLWLCRNADVMIYDATYTDEEYYSEKSSKVGWGHSTWQEAVKVAKAANVKKVVIFHHDPLHSDEFMDRVQEDTRKHFPNSIVAYEGLEIDVLAEAAASAASAESADTTDGKPAASQASISA
- a CDS encoding J domain-containing protein, with protein sequence MPGQSPDATYPTPPSTNYYTILGLRHTASVQEIRRAYRDLSKLYHPDTTELPPDVATAKFHALNEAYATLSSPERRAAYDLKSGYSRVSVIQTPANFNRPVSEARRYRSSAYLDPSDRPLSAGELFALFILGVTFVACLLLVLAVGVSRGEFTIASLKSERLVEIIHQATAHSAVSPPDVSSHAPVDFDPEAPSDAVME
- a CDS encoding DUF3143 domain-containing protein, coding for MSLPPADTPLYNHPLPEIEQWLISQGCQQDRDNLHCWYVQKPQWEAEIVMDVDSIAVRYIGAGENGQDLVRSFKYSLSRRDLDEAIFVGP
- the pheS gene encoding phenylalanine--tRNA ligase subunit alpha — encoded protein: MTTQLVELETQLTTLQQEAEGAIAAAASLEDLEQLRIKYLGKKGSLSQVLGGMGRLSAEERPRIGALANEVKEVVQTGLDQKKAALQAAQIEAQLAAETLDVTMPGTFRPQGRNHPLTSTIDRALDIFVGLGYTVAQGPEMETDYYNFEALNTPADHPARDMQDTFYLPDGNLLRTHTSSVQIRYMEANEPPIRVAAPGRVYRRDTVDATHSAVFHQIEILAVDEGLTFTDLRGTIKTFLEEMFGEIEVRFRPSFFPFTEPSAEVDVRWRGRWLEVLGCGMVDPNVLKAVGYDPEIYTGFAAGFGVERFAMVLHQMTDIRDLYKSDLRFLRQF
- a CDS encoding YdcF family protein; this encodes MSNLRGILGRFWTNLNWELVDLLTNPAKVTLLFVILLALLWVVPRLIPGSKNWIRQRKSLKRLLMGALVLYWLMVSPLGAAALTYPLVTALPPDSGQTADAIVVLTRNSRDEGRRYETAVDLYKQGRSPRIFVTMEHNMEEIAELLEQQNIPLSVLAATRCARTTKDEAESTATILGPQGVKTIILITDPAHLKRATLTFEGYGFSVIPHAETAPIPSARRSLLALREYPALVSYLLLGRFHPDSPDALKNPPPELLEKVRERGCAIAPN
- a CDS encoding glycosyltransferase family 4 protein; the encoded protein is MTSQILSDCSALRLLFLSTPVAPLGTGLGGGVELTLYNLAIEMTQRGHRVQIVAPEGSQLPQSADAAPVAIAQIPGKLQTSAQTQHYTDPITLPPESVLGNMWDYARQAQHDVDVLVNFAYDWLPLYLTPFFQRPVAHLISMGSLSAAMDAAIQQVARMFPGTLAAHSHAQVDTFPDAGGFRVLGNGLDLSRYEFCAEPENRLGWVGRLAPEKGLEDAIALAAQTQIPLSVWGAMPDPAYWQQIQQRYPDAPVEYRGFLSTEELQQDLGRCRALVMTPKWVEAFGNVAVEALACGVPVIAYRRGGPSEIVTDGETGWLVEPDQVAELVAAVDKLGQIDRAACRRRAEAHYSKQAMGDRTEQWFRDLLQKRSPSAIAQTFG
- the surE gene encoding 5'/3'-nucleotidase SurE; protein product: MHLLISNDDGIFSLGIRTLANTLAQAGHQITVVCPDRERSATGHGLTLHKPIRAEQVEGIFQPSVMAWACSGTPSDCVKLALGALLNTPPDMVLSGINHGSNLGTDVLYSGTVSAAMEGVIEDVTGIAFSLTSFSSKDFQPAANFAQRLVAYLAANPLPQPMLLNVNVPAVPVEKIAGVAITRQGLRRYIDQFEKRIDPRGKTYYWLAGELLEDVPQPDLELVVTSQTRLGEASGTWLNQMMTDVQAIRQHYITITPLQYNLSCAHGLHHLRDWTLSVE
- a CDS encoding bifunctional riboflavin kinase/FAD synthetase, with protein sequence MWITSCLETVKTPTVVALGNFDGVHPGHQTVIEPVWLAAQQFRATCAVGSGAIAPVPTVVTFHPHPREFFTGKRRDLLTPLAEKVAQLKPLGVAQLVRLPFDHDLSCLSPEAFVEQILVRSLAAQEISVGENFCFGHKRAGTAEDLRAIAARYDIPVHIVPMYTLDGERVSSSTIRDYLQQGLVRPAARLLGRPYMLVGDVVKGQQLGRSLGFPTANLCLPEEKFLPRLGVYAVRVWVQNEAFPNALVLPPADPARQPQPGVMNLGYRPTVDGSQRQVEVHLLDWAGDLYGKTLVVGLEAFLRAEQKFDSLDALKAQIQQDCDQARSLLTTSP